From the Chitinolyticbacter meiyuanensis genome, one window contains:
- a CDS encoding NIL domain-containing protein yields the protein MRLTFTGEATYDPVLGAVARETGVDFSILTGRIDRIKDVPYGQLTVAFTGGDVAAALAQLAARGLTVEEVRA from the coding sequence GTGCGGCTCACCTTCACCGGCGAGGCCACCTACGACCCGGTGCTCGGCGCCGTGGCGCGCGAGACCGGCGTCGACTTCAGCATCCTCACCGGCCGTATCGACCGCATCAAGGATGTGCCTTACGGCCAGCTCACCGTCGCTTTCACCGGTGGCGACGTGGCCGCGGCCCTGGCGCAATTGGCCGCGCGTGGCCTGACTGTCGAGGAGGTCCGCGCATGA
- a CDS encoding methionine ABC transporter permease — MNELFTQIDWMEIWLATVDTLTMLGGSLLFTVLLGLPLGVILFLTAKRQLLAQPVVYALLSFITNVLRSVPFVILLIVMIPVTVLITGTSLGVAGAIPPLVVGATPFFARLVETALREVDRGIIEATQAMGATTTQIVLRALLPEALPGIIAGVTVTAITLVSYAAMSGVIGGGGLGDLAIRFGYQRFQTDVMVITVVLLLILVQILQMVGDRMVIHFSRK; from the coding sequence ATGAACGAACTCTTCACCCAGATCGACTGGATGGAAATCTGGCTCGCCACCGTCGATACGCTGACCATGCTCGGCGGTTCGCTGCTGTTCACCGTGCTGCTCGGCCTGCCGCTCGGCGTGATCCTGTTCCTGACGGCCAAGCGCCAGCTGCTGGCGCAACCGGTGGTGTACGCGCTGCTGTCCTTCATCACCAACGTGCTGCGCTCGGTGCCCTTCGTCATCCTGCTGATCGTGATGATCCCGGTCACCGTGCTGATCACGGGCACTTCGCTCGGTGTCGCTGGCGCCATTCCACCGCTGGTGGTCGGGGCCACGCCGTTCTTTGCCCGGCTGGTGGAAACGGCGTTGCGCGAGGTCGATCGCGGCATCATCGAGGCCACGCAGGCGATGGGCGCGACCACTACGCAGATCGTGCTGCGCGCACTGCTGCCCGAAGCGCTGCCGGGCATCATCGCCGGCGTCACCGTCACCGCGATCACCCTGGTGTCCTACGCCGCGATGAGTGGCGTGATCGGTGGAGGCGGCCTGGGCGATCTAGCCATCCGCTTTGGCTACCAGCGCTTCCAGACCGACGTGATGGTCATCACCGTGGTGCTGTTGCTGATCCTGGTGCAGATCCTGCAAATGGTCGGTGACCGGATGGTGATCCATTTCAGCCGCAAATAG
- a CDS encoding MetQ/NlpA family ABC transporter substrate-binding protein produces the protein MKKLLALVLATAAFAAHAADKITVAATAVPHAEILEFVKPQLAKQGVELEVKVFTDYVQPNVQVAEKRLDANFFQHKPYLDEFNKGKGTNLVSVAGVHVEPFGAYSTKVKKLADLKEGATVAIPNDPTNGGRALLLLDRAGVIKLKDTKNILATSRDIAKNPKKLKIRELEAATLPRVLDQVELALINTNYALEAKLNPAKDALAIEGKQSPYVNILVARPDNKNSAPIKKLAAALNSKEVKQFIEQKYHGAVVPAF, from the coding sequence ATGAAAAAACTGCTCGCTCTCGTCCTCGCCACCGCCGCCTTCGCCGCACACGCCGCCGACAAGATCACCGTTGCCGCCACCGCCGTGCCGCACGCGGAGATCCTCGAATTCGTGAAGCCCCAGCTCGCCAAGCAAGGCGTGGAACTGGAGGTGAAGGTGTTCACCGACTACGTACAACCCAACGTGCAGGTCGCCGAGAAGCGCCTCGATGCCAACTTCTTCCAGCACAAGCCTTACCTGGACGAATTCAACAAGGGCAAGGGCACCAACCTCGTCAGCGTGGCCGGCGTGCATGTCGAACCGTTCGGCGCCTATTCGACCAAGGTGAAGAAGCTGGCCGACCTGAAGGAAGGCGCCACCGTCGCCATCCCGAACGATCCCACCAATGGCGGCCGCGCCCTGCTGCTGCTGGACCGCGCCGGCGTGATCAAGCTCAAGGACACCAAGAACATCCTCGCCACCAGCCGCGATATTGCCAAGAACCCGAAGAAGCTGAAGATTCGCGAGCTGGAAGCCGCCACGCTGCCACGCGTGCTGGACCAGGTGGAGCTGGCGCTGATCAACACCAACTACGCGCTGGAAGCCAAGCTGAACCCGGCCAAGGACGCGCTGGCCATCGAAGGCAAGCAGTCGCCGTACGTGAACATCCTGGTGGCCCGTCCGGACAACAAGAACAGCGCGCCGATCAAGAAACTCGCCGCCGCGCTCAACAGCAAGGAAGTGAAGCAATTCATCGAGCAGAAGTACCACGGTGCCGTGGTCCCCGCGTTCTGA
- a CDS encoding HDOD domain-containing protein — translation MKLDDVFGKIHQLPTMPKVVQELIDSFNKDDVDVHAVASRVALDQVISAKVLRLANSSHYGGARKVGSVDDAVVVLGFNALRTLVVASGVTGAFQNAAGFDRKSYWQHCLAVAATAKQLAKHAKVSGELAFTTGLIHNIGELLIHLYAPDLAGKIDRQVAAGGNRINLEDTQIGFDYVDVGAELARRWNFPNEVVDAIAFQNKPAQQLPPSTLTHVLALAIYVVDWLDSGEGPEKLVDGFPAALGTVVQVSANQVAAEIDTIREQIAGFEGLHQ, via the coding sequence ATGAAACTGGATGATGTCTTTGGCAAGATCCATCAGCTGCCCACCATGCCCAAGGTGGTGCAGGAGCTGATCGACAGCTTCAACAAGGACGATGTGGACGTGCATGCGGTTGCCAGCCGGGTGGCGTTGGATCAGGTGATTTCCGCCAAGGTATTGCGGCTGGCCAACAGCAGCCATTACGGCGGCGCGCGCAAGGTGGGCTCGGTCGACGATGCGGTGGTGGTGCTGGGGTTCAATGCGCTGCGCACGCTGGTGGTCGCCTCGGGCGTGACCGGAGCATTCCAGAATGCCGCGGGTTTCGATCGCAAGAGTTACTGGCAACACTGCCTGGCCGTGGCGGCAACGGCCAAGCAGCTGGCCAAGCATGCCAAGGTGAGCGGCGAGCTCGCCTTCACCACCGGGCTGATCCACAACATCGGCGAGTTGCTGATCCATCTCTATGCGCCTGATCTGGCCGGCAAGATCGATCGGCAGGTGGCAGCCGGTGGCAATCGCATCAACCTGGAAGACACACAGATCGGCTTCGACTATGTGGATGTCGGTGCCGAGCTCGCGCGGCGCTGGAATTTCCCGAACGAAGTGGTCGATGCCATCGCCTTTCAGAACAAACCGGCCCAGCAATTGCCGCCGTCCACGCTGACGCACGTGCTGGCGCTTGCCATCTATGTGGTCGACTGGCTCGACAGCGGCGAGGGGCCGGAAAAGCTGGTCGATGGCTTTCCCGCTGCGCTGGGTACCGTGGTCCAGGTGTCGGCCAACCAAGTGGCGGCGGAGATTGACACGATCCGCGAGCAGATCGCGGGCTTCGAAGGCCTGCATCAGTAA
- a CDS encoding DUF1294 domain-containing protein, whose product MRRTGRITHWKDDKGYGFITPTHANGRVFAHIHDFRRGQLRPSEQMLVNYTDGLDAQNRPRAIDIDIVGSRPDHGSAWGVLPGLVSVLLQILGVLYLQLPGWLPVWILAISTLTFIGYWRDKDAAERGRRRIPESTLHTGELLGGWPGAWVAQRLFRHKNRKRSYQVVFWFIVLLHLAGWGWLLGHPAIFNAFWN is encoded by the coding sequence ATGCGCCGAACCGGCCGGATCACCCACTGGAAAGACGACAAGGGCTACGGCTTCATCACGCCGACCCATGCCAACGGCCGGGTATTCGCCCATATCCATGACTTCCGCCGCGGCCAGCTACGACCCAGCGAGCAGATGCTGGTGAACTACACGGACGGACTGGACGCGCAGAATCGCCCCCGCGCCATCGATATCGACATTGTCGGCAGCAGGCCGGATCACGGCAGTGCATGGGGCGTGCTACCGGGCCTCGTTTCGGTACTGCTGCAAATACTGGGCGTGCTGTATCTCCAGCTGCCGGGCTGGCTGCCCGTGTGGATACTCGCCATCAGCACGCTGACCTTCATCGGCTATTGGCGGGACAAGGATGCAGCCGAGCGTGGGCGACGACGCATTCCCGAATCGACGTTACACACCGGCGAACTGCTCGGCGGCTGGCCCGGCGCCTGGGTAGCGCAACGGCTGTTCCGCCACAAGAATCGCAAGCGCAGTTACCAGGTGGTGTTCTGGTTCATCGTGCTGCTGCACCTGGCCGGCTGGGGGTGGCTGCTCGGCCATCCGGCTATATTCAACGCTTTCTGGAACTGA
- a CDS encoding DUF2238 domain-containing protein, with amino-acid sequence MTTQRLLLLGLGTLVLIALIASGISPYDRTTWWLEVAPVLVAAPLLAGTYRRFPLTSLLYVLIALHALILIYGGAYTYARVPLGFWLEQGFGLDRNPYDKIGHFAQGFVPVLIAREILLRGGYLTSRGMTNFLAGCVTLAISALYELIEWQAAVIMGQGADEFLGTQGYEWDTQADMGFALLGAVCALVLLARWHGRQMAAMPVKPLAAR; translated from the coding sequence ATGACGACACAGCGGCTCCTGTTGCTTGGCCTTGGTACCTTGGTATTGATTGCCCTCATTGCATCGGGCATCTCCCCGTACGATCGCACCACCTGGTGGCTGGAGGTGGCCCCGGTGCTGGTTGCCGCACCGCTGCTGGCCGGCACCTATCGCCGCTTCCCTTTGACCTCGTTGCTCTACGTGCTGATCGCGCTCCATGCGCTGATCCTGATCTACGGCGGAGCGTATACCTACGCGCGCGTGCCGCTGGGTTTCTGGCTGGAGCAGGGATTCGGGCTTGATCGCAATCCCTACGACAAGATTGGCCATTTCGCCCAGGGCTTCGTGCCGGTCCTGATCGCACGCGAGATCCTGCTGCGTGGCGGCTATCTGACGAGCCGAGGAATGACCAATTTCCTGGCCGGCTGCGTCACGTTGGCCATCTCGGCGCTGTATGAGCTGATCGAGTGGCAGGCTGCAGTGATCATGGGCCAGGGCGCCGACGAATTCCTCGGCACCCAGGGCTACGAGTGGGATACGCAGGCCGATATGGGCTTCGCGCTGCTCGGCGCCGTGTGCGCACTGGTCCTGCTGGCACGCTGGCACGGCAGGCAAATGGCGGCGATGCCGGTCAAGCCGCTGGCAGCGCGATGA
- a CDS encoding DUF2237 family protein, producing the protein MNDETQLSVLGLPLFPCSADPLTGFQRDGYCAECEGDIGQHTVCAQMTAEFLAFSKAQGNDLSTPRPEWGFPGLKPGDQWCVCAGRWIEALLEGHAPPLLLGATHESILEHVSLETLVEHAIDRPE; encoded by the coding sequence ATGAACGACGAAACCCAACTCTCGGTCCTCGGCCTGCCCCTGTTTCCCTGCAGTGCAGATCCGCTCACCGGTTTTCAGCGCGACGGGTATTGCGCCGAGTGTGAAGGGGATATCGGCCAGCACACGGTGTGCGCGCAGATGACTGCCGAATTCCTCGCCTTCTCCAAGGCCCAGGGCAACGATCTTTCCACGCCGCGCCCGGAATGGGGCTTTCCCGGCCTCAAGCCAGGCGATCAATGGTGCGTCTGCGCCGGACGCTGGATCGAGGCACTGCTCGAAGGCCATGCGCCACCATTGCTGCTGGGCGCTACCCACGAGTCCATCCTCGAGCATGTGTCGCTGGAAACGCTGGTCGAGCATGCAATCGACCGGCCGGAATGA
- a CDS encoding MBL fold metallo-hydrolase yields the protein MSIELLLLGVGSSGGSPAIGCSCPTCTSPDPRNRRTRASAVIRAEGKTLLIDTGPDLRSQALRENLLQVDAVLYTHPHADHIHGIDDLRAWCWLQKVALPVYGNTLTIEHIKSRFTYTLLQPNEYWDKPVLTPIEVDAEPFNAAGVRVLPIPLLHGRWPILGFRIGNVAYLTDVSEIPESSYALLQGLDVLVLDCLREVPHPTHFGVVQSLAAAERIAARRTVFIHMTHELEYHALSSRLPPGIEVGYDGMRITM from the coding sequence ATGAGCATCGAGCTGCTGCTGCTCGGCGTAGGCTCCTCCGGGGGCTCGCCGGCGATTGGTTGCAGCTGCCCCACCTGCACCTCGCCTGACCCGCGCAACCGCCGTACCCGGGCCTCTGCGGTGATCCGTGCCGAGGGAAAGACGCTGCTGATCGATACCGGGCCGGACCTGCGCTCACAGGCGCTGCGCGAGAACCTGCTACAGGTGGATGCGGTGCTCTATACCCATCCGCATGCCGATCATATCCACGGCATCGACGATCTGCGCGCCTGGTGCTGGCTGCAGAAGGTTGCGCTACCGGTCTACGGCAATACACTGACCATCGAGCACATCAAGAGCCGCTTCACATATACGTTGCTGCAGCCCAACGAATACTGGGACAAGCCGGTGTTGACGCCGATCGAAGTCGATGCTGAGCCCTTCAATGCCGCTGGCGTGCGGGTGCTGCCGATCCCGCTGCTGCATGGCCGCTGGCCCATCCTGGGTTTCCGCATTGGTAATGTTGCCTACCTGACCGATGTCTCGGAGATCCCGGAAAGCAGCTACGCTTTGCTGCAAGGGCTCGACGTGCTGGTGCTCGACTGCCTGCGTGAAGTACCGCATCCCACCCATTTTGGTGTGGTGCAATCGCTGGCCGCCGCCGAACGCATTGCCGCGCGGCGTACCGTGTTCATCCACATGACGCACGAACTCGAATACCACGCACTGTCCAGCCGCCTGCCGCCCGGCATCGAGGTCGGCTACGACGGGATGCGCATCACCATGTGA
- a CDS encoding TatD family hydrolase — translation MFVDSHCHINFPELAQNIDELLANMAQNQVTHALCVSVNLPEWPSVMALADAYPNLYASVGVHPDYEDVEEPTVAGLVELAQRPRIVAIGETGLDYYRLEGDLEWQRERFRVHIRAARETGLPLIIHTRSASEDTIRILKEERADEVGGVMHCFTESWEVAQAAMELGFYISFSGIVTFKKAEELKEVARRMPLERMLIETDSPYLAPVPFRGKTNQPAWVKHVAEHIADLKGVPLAQVASATTGNFFRLFSRAAR, via the coding sequence ATGTTCGTCGATTCGCATTGCCACATCAATTTTCCCGAGCTCGCCCAGAACATCGACGAGTTGCTCGCCAACATGGCGCAAAACCAGGTTACGCATGCATTGTGCGTGTCGGTTAACCTGCCCGAATGGCCGAGCGTGATGGCGTTGGCGGATGCCTACCCCAACCTCTACGCCTCGGTCGGCGTGCATCCGGATTACGAAGATGTCGAGGAGCCGACCGTCGCCGGCCTGGTCGAACTGGCGCAGCGGCCGCGCATCGTCGCCATCGGCGAGACCGGGCTCGACTACTACCGGCTCGAAGGCGATCTGGAGTGGCAGCGCGAACGCTTTCGCGTACATATCCGTGCTGCGCGCGAAACCGGCCTGCCGTTGATCATCCATACCCGCTCAGCGTCCGAGGACACCATCCGCATCCTCAAGGAAGAGCGTGCCGACGAGGTGGGCGGCGTGATGCATTGCTTCACCGAGAGCTGGGAGGTAGCGCAGGCGGCGATGGAACTGGGTTTCTACATTTCGTTCTCCGGCATCGTCACCTTCAAGAAGGCCGAGGAGCTGAAGGAAGTGGCACGCCGTATGCCGCTGGAGCGCATGCTGATCGAAACCGATTCGCCCTATCTTGCGCCGGTGCCGTTCCGCGGCAAGACCAACCAGCCGGCCTGGGTGAAGCACGTGGCCGAGCACATCGCGGACCTGAAAGGCGTGCCACTGGCTCAGGTGGCGAGTGCCACCACCGGCAATTTCTTCCGGCTGTTCAGCCGGGCGGCGCGATGA
- a CDS encoding PilZ domain-containing protein, with amino-acid sequence MEAPKPQASRPGVLSLNIKEKAALYASYMPFVKGGGIFIPTNKPYRLGDEVFMLLSLLDDPAKIAVSGHVVWITPQGAHNNHQQGIGVQFSGNEAGAQARNKIESLLGGYLQSSRTTHTM; translated from the coding sequence ATGGAAGCACCGAAGCCACAGGCCAGCCGGCCCGGCGTGTTGTCGCTGAATATCAAGGAAAAGGCCGCGCTCTACGCGTCCTACATGCCCTTCGTGAAAGGCGGCGGCATCTTCATCCCGACCAACAAGCCCTACCGCCTCGGCGACGAGGTGTTCATGCTGCTGTCGTTGCTGGATGATCCGGCCAAGATCGCGGTCTCCGGCCACGTGGTGTGGATCACGCCGCAGGGCGCGCACAACAACCACCAGCAAGGCATCGGCGTGCAGTTCTCCGGCAACGAGGCTGGTGCGCAGGCACGCAACAAGATCGAGTCGCTGCTGGGCGGCTATCTGCAATCGAGCCGCACCACCCACACGATGTGA
- the holB gene encoding DNA polymerase III subunit delta', producing the protein MNGEALYPWQHAAWQGLIAGTARMPHALLLTGEPGIGKRRFAERLAAWFLCESPTKTTEPCGGCEGCRWFAAGNHPDYRVLAPADEADDEEEGSKPKRKLPVIGVDDVRELADFVNLTTHRGGAKVTVVYPAESLNAAAANAFLKTLEEPPAGAQFILVAHHWRRLLPTIRSRCRIYPLPMPDHAAASAWLGEQGVVNPELHLAHTGGAPLAALDDAAAEWLPVRAGLLDHLSNPGSLDVLAVAAELEKSKLDTALVIGWLQKWVYDLVSVGLSGKLRYYPDCKDELTRLSVRAPQLVKYTETLLAAQRLAHHPLNLRLVYESLLNDYVAAFRVSRAKG; encoded by the coding sequence ATGAACGGTGAAGCACTCTATCCGTGGCAGCACGCCGCATGGCAGGGCCTGATCGCCGGCACTGCGCGCATGCCGCATGCGCTGCTGCTGACCGGCGAACCCGGTATCGGCAAGCGCCGCTTTGCCGAGCGGCTGGCGGCCTGGTTTTTGTGCGAGTCGCCGACCAAGACCACCGAGCCATGTGGCGGATGCGAGGGCTGTCGCTGGTTCGCTGCCGGCAATCATCCGGACTACCGGGTGCTGGCGCCGGCCGACGAGGCCGATGACGAGGAAGAGGGCAGCAAGCCCAAACGCAAGCTGCCGGTGATCGGCGTCGACGATGTGCGCGAGCTCGCCGACTTCGTCAACCTGACCACGCATCGCGGCGGCGCCAAGGTGACCGTGGTCTACCCAGCCGAAAGCCTCAATGCCGCGGCAGCCAATGCCTTTCTCAAGACGCTGGAAGAGCCGCCAGCAGGCGCGCAGTTCATCCTGGTCGCCCATCATTGGCGCCGGCTGTTGCCGACCATCCGCAGCCGCTGTCGTATCTATCCGCTGCCAATGCCCGATCATGCCGCGGCCAGCGCTTGGCTGGGCGAACAGGGCGTGGTGAACCCGGAGTTGCACCTCGCGCATACCGGTGGAGCGCCTCTGGCTGCGCTCGACGATGCGGCAGCCGAATGGCTGCCGGTGCGCGCGGGGCTGCTTGATCATTTGAGCAATCCGGGCTCGCTGGATGTGTTGGCGGTGGCGGCGGAGCTCGAGAAATCCAAGCTCGACACGGCGCTGGTGATCGGCTGGCTGCAAAAATGGGTCTACGATCTGGTCAGCGTGGGGCTGTCGGGCAAACTCCGCTATTATCCCGATTGCAAGGACGAGCTGACGCGGCTGTCGGTTCGTGCGCCACAGCTGGTGAAGTACACCGAGACGCTGTTGGCCGCACAACGACTGGCGCATCACCCGCTCAACCTGCGCTTGGTGTATGAATCGCTGCTCAACGACTACGTGGCGGCGTTCCGGGTGAGCCGGGCCAAGGGATAG
- the tmk gene encoding dTMP kinase: MQSIPRGRFISVEGVDGAGKSTQLLWLARWLIARGIPLVRTREPGGTPLGEKLREWLLAEPMHLETEALLMFAARREHLARVIAPALERGEWVLCDRFSDATFAYQGGGRGLPQQKFEALEDWVQGAGKERIEPDLTLLFDVPPEVSSARLANGRELDRFEREAADFHARVRAAYLERAAAAPERIRVIDASGSVEAIQAELERRLPGWLGLPA; encoded by the coding sequence ATGCAATCGATACCCCGTGGCCGTTTCATTTCTGTAGAAGGCGTCGACGGCGCCGGCAAGAGCACCCAGCTCTTGTGGCTGGCGCGCTGGCTGATCGCGCGTGGCATCCCGCTGGTGCGCACGCGCGAGCCCGGCGGTACGCCGCTGGGCGAAAAGCTGCGTGAATGGCTGCTGGCCGAACCCATGCATCTGGAAACCGAGGCGCTGCTGATGTTCGCCGCACGGCGCGAGCATCTGGCTCGGGTGATCGCACCGGCGCTGGAACGGGGCGAATGGGTGTTGTGCGACCGATTCTCCGACGCGACCTTCGCCTATCAGGGCGGTGGTCGTGGCTTGCCGCAGCAGAAGTTCGAGGCGCTGGAAGACTGGGTACAGGGTGCGGGCAAGGAGCGGATCGAGCCGGATCTGACGCTGCTGTTCGATGTGCCGCCGGAGGTATCGAGCGCGCGCCTAGCCAATGGCCGTGAGCTCGATCGCTTCGAGCGCGAGGCCGCCGATTTCCATGCCCGGGTACGGGCCGCCTACCTCGAACGCGCTGCTGCCGCGCCGGAACGCATCCGCGTGATTGATGCATCGGGCAGCGTCGAGGCGATCCAGGCCGAACTTGAAAGGCGACTGCCGGGCTGGCTGGGTCTGCCGGCATGA
- the dxs gene encoding 1-deoxy-D-xylulose-5-phosphate synthase, producing MSLLNAISCPADLRRLERRALPQLAAELRQFLLDSISQTGGHFASNLGAVDLTIALHYVFDTPHDRLVWDVGHQSYPHKVLTGRREQMHTMRKQGGLAGFPKREESEYDTFGVGHSSTSIGAALGFAEAAKLKGEERKAIAVIGDGAMTAGQAVEALFNAGHRDVDLLVILNDNEMSISPNVGAFNNYLAKLLSGKFYNGFRDVSGKVLDKVPPLKELAKKGEEHVKGFFSPATLFEELGFNYIGPIDGHNLDALVSTLSNIKQLSGPQFLHVVTKKGQGYKLAVDDPVKYHAVTPFQPENGMAGGKAGGKVSYTQVFGDWLCDMAAADEKLVAITPAMREGSGLVRFEQEYPARYFDVGIAEQHAVTFAGGLACEGLKPVVAIYSTFLQRAYDQLIHDVALQNLDVTFAIDRAGLVGADGPTHAGSFDLSFLRCVPNMAVLAPSDENECRQMLVAAYRHVGPAAVRYPRGNGPGVALDPALTGVPWGKGEIRRQGSQVAILSFGTVLAGALEAGEALDATVANMRFVKPLDIELVKQLAADHALLVTVEENAVMGGAGSAVLEALCAAGINVPVLQLGLPDGYVDHGEQKQLIADCGLDAAGIEAAVRQRLG from the coding sequence ATGTCCCTGCTCAACGCCATTTCCTGTCCTGCGGACCTGCGCCGCCTCGAACGCCGCGCGCTGCCGCAGCTTGCCGCCGAACTGCGGCAATTCCTGCTCGACAGCATCAGCCAGACCGGTGGCCACTTCGCCTCCAATCTTGGCGCCGTCGATCTCACCATTGCGCTGCATTACGTATTCGATACGCCGCACGACCGGCTGGTGTGGGATGTTGGCCACCAGAGCTATCCGCACAAGGTGCTCACCGGCCGGCGCGAGCAGATGCACACCATGCGCAAGCAGGGCGGCCTTGCCGGCTTTCCCAAGCGTGAGGAAAGCGAATACGACACCTTCGGCGTGGGCCACTCCAGCACCTCGATCGGTGCAGCGCTAGGCTTTGCCGAAGCGGCCAAGCTCAAGGGCGAGGAGCGCAAGGCGATTGCCGTGATCGGCGACGGTGCGATGACTGCCGGCCAGGCGGTGGAAGCGCTGTTCAACGCCGGGCATCGCGATGTCGACCTGCTGGTCATCCTCAACGACAACGAGATGTCGATCTCGCCCAATGTCGGCGCATTCAACAACTACCTGGCCAAGCTGCTTTCGGGCAAGTTCTACAACGGTTTCCGCGACGTGTCGGGCAAGGTGCTCGACAAGGTGCCGCCGCTCAAGGAGCTCGCCAAGAAGGGCGAGGAGCATGTGAAGGGCTTCTTCTCGCCGGCAACGCTGTTCGAGGAGCTGGGCTTCAACTACATCGGGCCCATCGACGGCCACAACCTCGACGCGCTGGTATCCACGCTGTCCAACATCAAGCAGCTGTCGGGCCCGCAGTTCCTGCACGTGGTCACCAAGAAGGGGCAGGGCTACAAGCTGGCGGTGGATGATCCGGTCAAGTACCACGCGGTGACGCCGTTCCAGCCCGAGAACGGCATGGCCGGCGGCAAGGCGGGTGGCAAGGTCAGCTACACCCAGGTGTTCGGCGACTGGCTGTGCGACATGGCTGCCGCCGACGAGAAGCTCGTCGCCATCACCCCGGCGATGCGCGAGGGCTCCGGTCTCGTGCGCTTCGAGCAGGAATATCCGGCGCGCTACTTCGATGTCGGGATTGCCGAGCAGCATGCAGTCACCTTCGCCGGTGGCCTCGCCTGCGAAGGCCTCAAGCCGGTGGTCGCCATCTACTCGACCTTTCTGCAGCGTGCGTACGACCAACTGATCCACGACGTGGCGCTGCAGAATCTCGACGTGACCTTCGCCATCGACCGCGCCGGCCTTGTTGGCGCTGACGGCCCCACGCACGCCGGCTCGTTCGATCTTTCCTTCCTGCGCTGCGTGCCGAATATGGCCGTACTGGCGCCCAGCGACGAGAACGAATGTCGGCAGATGCTGGTGGCTGCCTATCGTCATGTCGGCCCGGCAGCCGTGCGCTATCCACGCGGCAACGGCCCCGGCGTCGCGCTCGATCCCGCACTGACCGGCGTGCCCTGGGGCAAGGGCGAGATCCGACGCCAGGGCAGCCAGGTCGCCATCCTGTCGTTCGGTACCGTGCTGGCCGGTGCGCTGGAGGCCGGCGAGGCGCTGGATGCCACCGTTGCCAACATGCGCTTCGTGAAGCCGCTCGATATCGAGCTGGTGAAGCAGCTGGCCGCGGATCACGCGCTGCTGGTCACGGTCGAGGAAAACGCCGTGATGGGCGGTGCTGGCAGTGCCGTGCTGGAAGCACTGTGCGCCGCCGGCATCAATGTGCCGGTATTGCAGCTGGGCCTGCCGGACGGCTATGTCGATCATGGCGAGCAGAAGCAGTTGATCGCCGATTGCGGGCTGGATGCGGCGGGTATCGAGGCGGCTGTCCGGCAACGGCTGGGTTGA
- a CDS encoding polyprenyl synthetase family protein, whose translation MSEFKSWMQDVQTRMETTLASVLPRADHLPARLHGAMRYAVLDGGKRVRPLLAFAAGELTGADPARLAHVGAAVELIHAYSLVHDDMPAMDNDVLRRGKPTVHVAFDEATALLAGDALQTAAFDVLSHQVLADQPAIQLKMVGILARAAGSLGMCGGQGVDLYSVGQSLSLPELEMMHILKTGALIRAAVLLGAHCGAPLSDDEMARVDHFAKCMGLAFQVVDDILDEEADTATLGKTAGKDAANNKPTYVMLLGLKGARDKAAELQADARAALAPFGARAQRLLDLADYIVARSH comes from the coding sequence ATGAGCGAATTCAAATCCTGGATGCAGGATGTTCAGACCCGCATGGAGACCACGCTGGCCAGCGTGCTGCCGCGCGCCGACCACCTGCCGGCCCGCCTGCATGGGGCGATGCGCTACGCGGTGCTCGATGGCGGTAAGCGGGTGCGCCCATTGCTGGCCTTCGCCGCAGGTGAGCTTACCGGCGCCGACCCTGCCCGCCTCGCCCACGTCGGCGCGGCGGTCGAGCTGATCCACGCCTATTCGCTGGTACATGACGACATGCCGGCGATGGACAACGACGTGCTGCGCCGTGGCAAGCCCACCGTGCATGTTGCTTTCGATGAAGCCACTGCCCTGCTGGCGGGCGACGCGCTGCAGACCGCTGCCTTCGACGTGTTGTCGCACCAGGTGCTGGCCGATCAGCCGGCGATCCAGCTCAAGATGGTCGGCATTCTTGCTCGCGCTGCTGGCAGTCTCGGCATGTGCGGCGGGCAGGGGGTCGATCTCTATAGCGTCGGTCAGAGCCTGTCGCTGCCCGAACTCGAGATGATGCACATCCTCAAGACTGGCGCGCTGATCCGGGCCGCCGTGCTGCTGGGCGCGCATTGCGGTGCGCCGCTGTCCGACGACGAGATGGCGCGCGTCGACCATTTCGCCAAATGCATGGGCCTGGCGTTCCAGGTGGTCGACGACATCCTCGACGAGGAGGCCGACACCGCCACGCTGGGCAAGACCGCCGGCAAGGATGCCGCCAACAACAAACCGACCTATGTGATGCTGCTCGGCCTCAAGGGCGCGCGCGACAAAGCCGCAGAGCTGCAGGCTGATGCCCGCGCGGCCCTCGCGCCATTCGGCGCCCGTGCGCAGCGCCTGTTGGACCTCGCCGACTATATCGTCGCCCGTAGCCATTGA